A window of the Pogona vitticeps strain Pit_001003342236 chromosome 4, PviZW2.1, whole genome shotgun sequence genome harbors these coding sequences:
- the ARC gene encoding activity-regulated cytoskeleton-associated protein encodes MQLENINQGSLHAFQGHRGVVHNNKPNVILQIGKCRAEMLEHVRRTHRHLLTEVSKQVERELKGLQKSVGKLENNLEDHVPSAAENQRWKKSIKACLARCQETIANLERWVKREMNVWKEVFFRLERWADRLESGGGKYCHADQGRQTVSVGVGGPEVRPSEGEIYDYALDMSQMYALTPPPMGDVPVIPQPHDSYQWVTDPEEAPPSPVETQIFEDPREFLTHLEDYLKQVGGTEEYWLSQIQNHMNGPAKKWWEYKQDSVKNWLEFKKEFLQYSEGTLTRDAIKQELDLPQKEGEPLDQFLWRKRDLYQTLYVEAEEEEVIQYVVGTLQPKLKRFLSHPYPKTLEQLIQRGKEVEGNLDNSEEPSPQRTPEHQLGDSVESLPPSTTASPAGSDKTQPEISLPPTTVI; translated from the coding sequence ATGCAGCTGGAGAACATCAACCAAGGGAGCCTCCACGCTTTCCAAGGCCACCGCGGGGTGGTCCACAATAACAAGCCCAATGTCATCCTCCAGATAGGGAAGTGCAGGGCTGAGATGTTGGAGCACGTGAGGAGGACCCACCGGCACCTCCTGACCGAGGTGTCCAAGCAGGTGGAGCGAGAGCTGAAAGGCCTGCAGAAGTCGGTGGGGAAACTCGAGAACAACCTCGAGGACCACGTCCCCTCGGCGGCGGAGAACCAGAGGTGGAAGAAGTCCATCAAGGCCTGCCTGGCCCGGTGTCAGGAGACCATTGCCAACTTGGAGAGGTGGGTCAAGAGAGAGATGAATGTCTGGAAGGAGGTCTTTTTCCGCTTGGAGAGATGGGCTGACCGCCTGGAATCTGGAGGAGGAAAGTATTGCCATGCAGACCAAGGCAGGCAAACGGTCTCTGTCGGGGTAGGGGGCCCAGAGGTCAGGCCCAGTGAAGGGGAGATTTACGACTACGCCCTAGACATGAGTCAGATGTATGCCCTGACTCCACCTCCTATGGGAGATGTTCCTGTTATCCCTCAGCCCCATGATTCTTACCAGTGGGTCACGGATCCAGAAGAGGCACCCCCTTCCCCGGTGGAGACCCAGATCTTTGAGGACCCCAGGGAGTTCCTGACTCACCTGGAGGACTATTTGAAGCAGGTGGGTGGGACGGAAGAGTACTGGCTCTCCCAGATCCAGAACCACATGAACGGCCCTGCCAAGAAGTGGTGGGAGTACAAGCAGGACTCGGTCAAGAACTGGCTGGAGTTCAAGAAGGAGTTCCTCCAGTACAGCGAGGGCACTCTGACGAGGGACGCTATCAAGCAGGAACTGGATctcccccagaaggagggagagCCTCTAGATCAGTTCCTCTGGCGTAAGAGGGACCTCTATCAAACCCTCTACGTCGAGGCTGAGGAAGAGGAGGTCATCCAGTACGTGGTAGGGACCCTCCAGCCCAAACTCAAGCGCTTCCTTAGCCACCCTTACCCCAAAACCCTAGAGCAGCTGATCCAGAGGGGCAAGGAAGTGGAGGGCAACTTGGATAATTCCGAGGAGCCCAGTCCTCAGAGGACCCCTGAGCATCAGCTCGGCGACTCTGTGGAAAGCCTACCACCTTCCACCACCGCCAGCCCTGCTGGGAGCGACAAGACGCAGCCAGAGATTTCTCTCCCTCCGACCACAGTGATATGA